The sequence GCTTGCACTTATTGCTGTTACTTCTGAATGTTCAGAGTGGCGTCATCTTcgtcgtatgcaaagtgagagagCATGCAACAATGGAGATGGAACAGCAACAATGGAGATGGAGCAGCAACTCAAGTGTGCTTGCTACTGTACTAGCACTATGTTTGCTTAAATCAGCTCGAACTATCTATGTTTTATGCATTTTAATGCGTGGTACTGAATGTTTcatctctgaacttgtctgaatctgGTTAAGGATTATGCTATCTAAGCCTTGCTGAGTGTTTTTAAATGTGGTTTAAGTTTATGAATCAGGTTTACGTTTGAATGTCTGTAAAAACTTGACCAACCTAACTTCCACTTTCCCGATGAAAAATGGCATCAAATTGTCACAAGTTTCAACACACTGAAACTGCGAACATTAACTACATCACATCTACCACCTGTACAGACTAGTAAAATCTCACCACTCCTCACTATTACTACTACACTGCCACACAACACCTCCCCCCACTTAACTCCTCCACATTACTACTACTCCAACACCTATCCACCTCACTTCTGCCGCACccacaactcctcctcctctccggctagttcttcctcttccccttccccAGACCCATGGCTAAACCCATTCCCAACTGGCAAGGGATGGGTTGCCATGTTTCTTGGTTCAGCACATGTCGACCAAGAACTCTTCCTCGACTACATGAAGGTCGCCATGAGGTACACCAGCGCTATTGGGCTGGTAGATGCAGCAGAGGAAGTGAGGAAGAAGGCGACTAGCAAGGAGAAGCAGCGCATGGCCCAGCGCTATGGAAACCCAGGTAAGGTGGTCATGCCCATCAACATTCTCCTACGGGCAATGAAGGAGGCCGACTCCGGTGATGCTGGGCAGAGGCAGCGGTGGGCAGACCACCGCTATGTCGCTCGAGCACAAGCTACATCAAATGCAAACGTAGCAGAGGTGCACGAAGACGACGACGACCTACAGATCATCGCACCGCCAGCTGTGCAggctcgccgccgtcctcctcccatCATCGTCatcgatgaagacgaagaggaagaggatgtggaGGTGCAGCCAAATCCCACCCAACTGAAGCAAGAGGTATGAAGATCTGGACGCTTAGCTGGACATACAACTAAGTGAATCTGAAACTTTCAGATTCAGTTTCGTCAGTAGTTGAACTACCTATGTCAGTTTCGTCAATTGAACTACCTATGTCAGTTTCGTCAGTGTCAGTAATCTTCAGTGTTAGCAAGTATTGTGCTATCTATGCAATGCTACCTATGGTGCGTCCTATGTGAACTACCTACCCTTGTTCAGTGTTACCAAGTTTGTGCAATCTGTGAAATGTTACAACTAACTTCTCAGGACCATATTGCGGGTAGGGGATGCAACCACTTAGGATAAAAAAGACAGATATAAACTTCAGCAGGCTTAGATAATAAGGTTCTTAACTTAGCATCAGGGCATTAAACATAACATCGTCTTAGAGCATTACAGATCAGGGCCATAACAGCACCCCACACCACAACCAAAATGATCTGAAACCATAGACAGTTCTTAGGCTTAGGCAGTTCATAGCTAATATTAGTACTGAGATGCATATTTGCATCAGACTCCTTCATTGCTAGGCCAGTTATATATATAGGCCTCATATTTACTTACCAACCATGGCTAAAAACATCACTCCTCCATGACAACTTCTTTGATCTTGTCCAGCTTTTCCTTGCACCCATGACCAGCCTTCAGTAGCTCAGAAATGACatgctccagcttcttcttctcttctttaaggAGGTCCCTCTCCACTTGTATCTCCTTCATGGCCTTCCTGGTGTTTTTAATGATATCAGCTTGACTCTGCAGGATGCACCTCTGTTCTTTCTTCAGCTTAAGCTTCTCCATTTGAACCTCAATCTTTGCCTGCTCCTCAAGCCGATGCTTCTTCTCCTTAAGTTCATTAATTGCCTGACTTGTAAGATCCATGTCATGGGATCTCTGCCCATCCTGGTAATCAAACAACTTGGATACATCATCCACAAGCTGACTGTACTGATTGCCAAGAGAATCCAGCTCCTTCTTCAGTTTCTCAACCCCTATCTCATGAGCATCTTTGTCTTGGACTCTACCAAGGTTCTCCTCATGATACATATCCCACAGCTTGGTTAAACACCTTTGCAGAATGACTGGCCAAGGGGCATCTACCCACTCCAGAATACCACAGTTCACACCATCCTGAAAATGCAGTGAAATTGAGTTAAAGAATTCATACATACATATCAATGTTTGCCTGAATGCAGTAACAAACAAATTCAGTTAGACCAATTTTAGGTGCTGCCTAGATTGaaagaacaccacaccagctctgTACTTCAGTTTTCAGTTAACAGATACTGAAACAACAAGAATATCAATGGTGTTTGCACTATGTACCACCAAATGAAGCTACACATGAACACTACTATTGTTTACTCTTACCGTAGTAGCACATCCAATGAATCTCCTTCCAGTGTCAGTCCCTTCAAATGCCACAAACCTGCCTGGTCTCTGCCTGTGCAGGATGCACTTACGATCAGATTCAACCACAAGCCCACAGAAACTTGGATCTATCACCGTGTCAGGAGTTTGCTGCAGTACCAACCCCATATATATCAGCCACAACACCTCACACATAAGAACTACATGGAAGAAATCAGAGCAATAGGATcttcaaaccctaaaccctaaccctaaccctagcatagaaGAGAACAAAGTGAGCTGACTTACAAAATACTCCATCTGCATGTTGCTGCTGTTGTACTCGTTCATGTACTCGTCATCATCGGCGTCGGATGTCTCGTTGTTGTTCTGCCAGGAAGGCATCCTCGCGCCGCCGTGTCACAGTCGCCGGAGGTGAGAaatagaggaagaagagagctcgGGGAGAGGAGTGAGAGTAAGTGAGTGTCGGTCGGTCGGCCAGTCAGTCATTTTGACCTGGCCCCTGGCTGGTTCCGACCGAGCCGGGCCACTAACGGCCGTTAGGGCCGCCGTCGGCCTGCCATGTGGGCCATCCTTGTTAGTTAAGCGGTTAGAACGGCTAAATCGATGATCAAcacgacttggtagttttttgtcacaaAATTTGAAATTTTCGGTAGTTATTAGTCGCTTTTTTgaaagtggtagttctgtgggacggttacccctaatgtggtagttttttgtcaaatactatgtTGAAGGCCAAGACAGCGCGGCGCTTCTAGTAAATCTGAAAGCTATTCGCATCAGACGGTTCAAAGACGTGGAGAGTTCCTCTTTCTTCATGTTGAAACAAAAAATGTTATCTTGAAAATTATGTTGGCCTATATGAAAACAATAAAACATAGATTTGGACAGGGCCTGGGATTGAACACACTTCCGGACCTACCGTGCACAACTCCAGCTAGTTAGCGCAAATCTTCTACCcctctgttcatttttataagGCCTTGAAAACATTTGAGACAGGGTGAAAAATAGCTCATTTTCAGTTGTCTGAATTGACTTATAAAATTGAACAGAAGGAGTAGTGTTTTTGAGCAACCCGTAAATCTCTTACCCCTTCGATTCATATTACTTGAGTTGTACTAAAACAACGACAAGTAATATGGACCAGCGAATAGTAGAAAACGAGCAAACAGCCATAGGACCAGCTGGCGAATCTCAAATGCCATCTatggctaaatttcgtgttttgaccctttttcaaACTTAATCAGGATCTGACCGGTGCCCGGTGCCTTCTTCGGCGTTAGGCGTGGCTCCCCTTCCTCCAGCCGCATTTTCGGCCTATACTCGACTTCCTCTTCTTCTATTTGTTCTCCGACGGCTTGGGATTGCTCAGAATTTGGCCGGGGAGAAATCCCCGCATTCTATGCTGGCAGTGGCGACACTTGTAGGTGCCGtcaccttcttgaaggtgttgccatGGCCGCTATCTGAGCCCCTCTTCGAgcatcaggggaaaccctaggtctggtTTTCCGGATCGGACGACGACGCCATCTCATgtcgtttccttcttggaggcgttgtCTTGGTTGCTCGCGACGTCCTCGGTGCTGACTTTGGTGATGTTGGCCGTTTAGTTGTTGGTCGGACTGTGTCTCTAGTCGGCGAGTTTTGCTGTGTTTTTCTTTGGGTCGAATGTCTCATGTCTCTCTGTTCCGGACACCATGGTCACGCCTTTTGCGTCCGTGACATGTGTTGTATCATCTCCTATATTCATTCTAACttcttctatcaatgcaatgatacgcaagtTTTGTATTCCCGAAAAAAAAAAGATCAGGATCTGACCCTATCTTGCAAAAAATTAGGGATCTGACCCTTCTCTTACCGTCCGGGTCtatggcggtagggtataacagcctaccgtCAAGGTCCCTGGCGGCAGGGTTGCACACCCTACCAGATTTTTTTCCTAAGTATGAAACACAGTGCATGCTCACATCTATCGGCGGGCACCTTGTCGGTAGGGTTGTACAGGCTACCGCCAGCCTGTTTGGCGGTATGGTTATTtcctaccgccaaggtccctggcggtaAGCTGTTACACCCTACCACCATAACCCTGACGGTAGCAAAAATGTCAGATCCTGAAATTTTTACAGACTAGGATCAGATCTCGATTAACTtttagaaaagggtcaaaacatgaaattttgCCGACATCTACATCAAGATCGTACGTGCCGGTGTCACTTCACTCTCCGAAAGCTCATATAAATACGTATATTTCTTCAAAGGAGAAAAATAACACATTAAAGTTGCACATAGTGCAGTTGTACCACTGCAGAGAGCAATCGGCATTACACGCAGCCACAGTGAAACGACGGCCATTTTCACCTCAGTGACTCTTGGCGTTCCCCATCGGGTTTCCCTCGAACCGTCCGATCCTGAAGTGACGGAGCTCCACGCCGGCCTCCGCCGCCGTCCCTGACTCGTCGTCCAACGCCATCTCGGCGAGGATCTTCCCGACGGCGGGGCCCATCTTGAACCCGTGACCGGAGAACCCTGCGCCGACCACCACGTCCCTCCCGAACTCCTTCCCGTCCAGGAAGTCAAGCACGAAGTCCTCGTCGGGAGCAGGGGCGGCGCTAGGGGTATTCTTAGGTCTTCATGTGAATACCCATGATTTTTACAAAACAGTATTGATTTTGGCAAAAGAGTGAAAATTTTCGAAAAACAGCAATGATTTTGGCAAAATGAATATACATGAATACCCGGTTGCAAATTCCTGGAGCCGCCACTGGTCGGGAGTCATGCAACACATGCACGGCTGGCAGATCACCGGCCCGCCGGTGGTGTCCACGTGGCCCGGCATCACCTCGTCGATCCACCGCGCCACGAGCTCCGCCATCTCCCCCGCGCCGGTGCCGATGGCCCAGTCCCTGCCGTCTGGGTCGCACGGCGGCCCGCCGCTCTTGGAGATCTTGATCAGGCCAGGGTACTCCATCGACGGCGTGCCGTAGAAGCTGGGGTCGCCGTAGCTCCCGAACGTCGGGAATCCGGCCTCCGCAGTCAGCTCGTGCTCGCGCCCGGGCTTGACGTTCCAGTAGCAGACGAGGGTGTGCACCGGCTGCACCGGCAGGTCGGTGCCGGTGACGGACTTCAACAGCTTGCTCGCCCACGCGCCCACCGTGATGATGCACTTGCCGCCGTGGAACTCCTCGCCGCTCGATGTCTTCACCACGATCGTTGTTCCCTCTCCTGGTCGAAAGATATCAGGTTTAGTTACTTTGATGGGTTTCACTTCATTTCGTGTACGTACGATCTGCATGTTTACGCAACGATGAGCATGTGCAAGTGACACGGCCTCGCTCGCGTCTGTCACTCACCTTGCTTCCTGGCGACGTCGACCACCTCCGCCCTGTCCCTCACGACGGCGCCCATCTTGCCGGCGAGCGCCTGGAACATGGCCACCGCCTTGGTCGCCTTTATCACACCGCCCAGCTCGCTTCTGGCCGCCGCCCACCCCTGTGGCACCCTGAAAGCTTCCGCCCACGCCGGTGCATCCGCCGACGACGGCACGAGCTCGGTGGCGCTGCCGTTAGTGACGGCGGCTAGGAAGGCCGGATCGTCCCGTGGCCCCAGGTTGAAGTGCGGGGTGGGCGTGAGGACGGCGTACCCGGCGTCGCGCTGGGCGTCGTCCCAGAGGCGGTGCGCGAGGCGGACCATGGGCGGGTACTGCGGCCGCGTGTAGGTGGGGCGGGTGATACGGGACTCGCCGTGCGACGAGCCGCGCTGGTGTAGCAGGTCGAAGCGCTCGAGCAGGAGCACGCTCGCGCCCCGGGCCGCCGCCGCGTGCGCCGCGCAGCTGCCCATTATGCCCGCGCCCACCACGATCACGTCGAACGAGTGGTCGGCCGGCGGCGCAGCCATGGTTGCTGTTCCTGTGTTACTAGCTTACTGCGTGCGTGCTCTGCGCAAGCCTGCTCTGGTAGTGCAGACCGGAGAATGTGCGAGGCGGATGGGTTACAGGGACCAGGAGATGGGCATATTTAAAGACGGCGGATTAACAGGTGAAAACCGAAAATTCTACACGCATGGATCTTTACGGGCCTGCAACGGACCCCTTCCACACACATTTTCATGAGGGTGGGGCCCGCTTCACCTCTTCTTCCCAATCACATCTTTCCACATCAGCACGTCATGTAAACGTCCGTGAAACCTTTCCGTGTGTGTGTAGCAAGGCTGGGTGAAAACAGATAAACCATCGCGTTAGCTatataccacagtccctctaaccatccaacacACACAATCCAAAACCTAAACCTAGTCTTCCGTCGTCGCCTGGGCTTGATGCCGTCTCGCGGCACCGCCCAACCACCTTCGGCACCGGCGAGCCGCCTCCCACCACTTCTGCCCCACCGAGCTGCCTCCCGTCATGCACCCCTCAACATGTCCTTCTGTTAGGACAAAGGGCGCCGCCGCCGGTGACGAACTCCATGGTAGCGTCCCGTCCCAAGTCAGGAGAAAGGGCGTTGCTGCCGATGTCGTTTGCAGCTGCCCGTCGCCCTCATCTATCTACTGCAACCATGCGGAGGTGGTGGAAGTGCAGCTGGCCGTGGCCTTCAAGGAAGAGGAAGCCAAGGGCTTTCCAATCGGATCCCCAAGCCTCCATCCAACTTCAACGTCATGAAATGTCGGTGCTCTCGTTGACCGCTCGCGGGGACGGGTTTTTCATGGGTTTAGAAAACCTGATGGGTTTAGGGGACATGTAAAAATCTAGCCCCGTGCACAGGTATGAGAATGTGACGCATTTGTAATTTTCTCACGGAGATTGATTTAGTCAAAGCAAAATTCGATGGGTTTCATCCCTGTTGCCAAGTACAACTTCGCATTAGCTATGGTCGATCAGGTACCTGAAAATAAACTTAGCATGAGTCAAATCCGTTACCGTTCCTTCGTGTTGCTTTGTGATTTCTGCTTGTGGATAGGATTACGTATTTGAGTGACGCTAGCTAGTTGTGTTTTTTCTTGGGGTACGCTCTAGACCTCTAGTTGTTTTCAGTCTACTTTGTAAAAACAACTAGTTGACGAGCGTTCTTTTAGGAGCCTCACAACGATTAGCGTCACTTGACACGCTCTCAACCGCTGTCACGTGTTGCGCTACatgagaggcacagttttgcttttccgagaggcacaaccatgcctctcgaaaacgaGAAAAAACGtattttttgattatttttttctttcgtgagaggcacagttttgatttcgcgagaggcacgactgggcctctcgaaaacgaaaaaaaatgtgttttctatttttttttttcCGCcaaaggcacggttgtgcttttttgaaaggcacgaccgtgcctctctgaaatagtaaaaatatgtgttttttgtttttttttctttcgagaggcacggttgtgctttcccGATAGGCActgccgtgcctctcagaaacagaaaaaaaatgcattttctgttttttttcttcgcCGAGAGGCACTGTTTTGCGTCTATGAGAGGCACGATCATGCCTCtttcggaaatgaaaaaaaaaacagtgCCCCCGGTTCGGTTTTTCGTGTGGTTTTTTCTCGAccagttttttcgtgaaaaaaggtttgtcaaaatctatcaacatgggatctacttTTGGagatctcgatgcgaggaatccaacggtgaaaacggttcaagatttggacgcacggtttaagagataaaacatttgaaTAAatagatctacgaaaaaagggaaaaactcctaagttgcgacaagtggcgcacaagcagcgcgccacttgtcacaacccgGGGAGGTGGGAGTAACCTTTGCAAGGAGCACTCCTCACTTAGTGATTTCGCTATTTTGCAGTCCAGTTGTTTTTTGTAGTTGGGCCGTTTCAAGGCCTGCTGCTGCGGGTTATTTTTTCTGCAAgtttgccccatacgcaaaaaagCGTGCATATGCTCAAAAAGCTTAGCTATACCCCTAAAAATGCTCAAAAGCATGCATGCACGTTGATCGCTTAATGCTATATATGGATTATTATTTTTGAATAGAAAAAATTCCATTAACCAATTGGTGCAGCAACGTCGCTAGCAACCAAACTTGAAACAAGATCCGGCAGATGCTCCGTCCAAACGGTGGAAAGGGTAGTTAACTGGTTGAAGGATTGGAAAGAGAAATTGCTATCCCTTGGGGTAAGAAAATTTTATTGAAAACGGTTATCCAGTCTATTCCTGTTTTTGCTATGGGTGTATTTAGAATCCCAAAGAAGGTTTGTAAAGAAATCACTGATGCCA comes from Triticum aestivum cultivar Chinese Spring chromosome 5B, IWGSC CS RefSeq v2.1, whole genome shotgun sequence and encodes:
- the LOC123116451 gene encoding probable sarcosine oxidase, translated to MGSCAAHAAAARGASVLLLERFDLLHQRGSSHGESRITRPTYTRPQYPPMVRLAHRLWDDAQRDAGYAVLTPTPHFNLGPRDDPAFLAAVTNGSATELVPSSADAPAWAEAFRVPQGWAAARSELGGVIKATKAVAMFQALAGKMGAVVRDRAEVVDVARKQEGTTIVVKTSSGEEFHGGKCIITVGAWASKLLKSVTGTDLPVQPVHTLVCYWNVKPGREHELTAEAGFPTFGSYGDPSFYGTPSMEYPGLIKISKSGGPPCDPDGRDWAIGTGAGEMAELVARWIDEVMPGHVDTTGGPVICQPCIAAPAPDEDFVLDFLDGKEFGRDVVVGAGFSGHGFKMGPAVGKILAEMALDDESGTAAEAGVELRHFRIGRFEGNPMGNAKSH